One Natrinema longum genomic window carries:
- a CDS encoding aconitate hydratase, producing MGQTLTEKILDDHLVEGELETGEEIGIEIDQVLTQDTTGTMVWLQFEAMGLDEVQTEIAAQYCDHQTYQFDFKNTDDHRFLRSAAGKYGAHFSRPGNGICHNVHRENFAAPGKTLLGSDSHTPTPGGLGELAIGAGGIDVTVAMGGAPYYIEMPEVVNVRLEGELPEWATAKDIILEMLRRLSVKGGVGKILEYTGPGVETLTAPERMTITNMGTELGATTSIFPTDEQTEDYLQRVGRGDEYVELQPDDDADYDDEIVVDLSDLEPLIAQPSMPDKVVPVSEVEGESVEQVIVGSCTNGGYEDILPVAKMLEGRETSMETETIVAPGSKQASEMLAREGWVAEMMAAGVNFSEATCGACIGIGHVPSSDSVSLRTFNRNFEGRSGIEDDNVYLCSPEVAAAASLKGEIVDPRNLADELGDLEAPGVELPDEYDGSKTDLIAPDEAVDDELIKGPNIGDVPLKDQLDTDIEGEALLKMEDNITTDHIIPATQDILMYRSNVPKLSEFTLSRVDDTFAQRALDADGGFLVAGENYGQGSSREHAALCPMYLGIEGVLAQSFARIHRANLFNFGIVPLTIDEDTYENIDQGDNVEIVDDVYDAVTSGQEEFTVRINGEDEYTATLDASERERAILAAGGKLAWTKEQAEGGSGAAPADD from the coding sequence ATGGGACAGACTCTCACCGAAAAGATTCTCGACGACCACCTCGTCGAGGGCGAACTCGAGACCGGCGAGGAAATCGGGATCGAGATCGATCAGGTACTTACGCAGGACACGACCGGGACCATGGTCTGGCTCCAGTTCGAAGCGATGGGGCTAGACGAGGTCCAGACCGAGATCGCAGCGCAGTACTGCGACCACCAGACTTATCAGTTCGACTTTAAGAATACCGACGACCACCGTTTCCTCCGCTCTGCAGCCGGTAAATACGGCGCTCACTTCTCCCGACCCGGTAACGGTATCTGCCACAACGTCCACCGCGAGAACTTCGCGGCCCCCGGCAAGACGCTGCTGGGTTCGGACAGCCACACGCCCACGCCCGGCGGCCTCGGCGAACTCGCCATCGGCGCTGGCGGGATCGACGTCACCGTCGCCATGGGCGGCGCTCCCTACTACATCGAGATGCCCGAAGTCGTCAACGTCCGCCTCGAGGGCGAGCTCCCCGAGTGGGCCACCGCGAAAGACATCATCCTCGAGATGCTCCGTCGCCTCTCGGTCAAGGGCGGCGTCGGCAAGATCCTCGAGTACACCGGTCCGGGCGTCGAAACCCTGACCGCACCCGAGCGGATGACCATCACCAACATGGGCACCGAGCTCGGCGCGACCACGTCGATCTTCCCGACCGACGAGCAGACCGAGGATTACCTCCAGCGCGTCGGCCGCGGCGACGAGTACGTCGAGCTCCAGCCCGACGACGACGCCGACTACGACGACGAGATCGTCGTCGACCTCTCCGACCTCGAGCCGCTGATCGCACAGCCCTCGATGCCGGACAAGGTCGTTCCCGTCAGCGAAGTCGAAGGCGAATCCGTCGAGCAGGTCATCGTCGGCTCCTGTACGAACGGCGGCTACGAGGACATCCTCCCCGTCGCCAAGATGCTCGAGGGCCGCGAAACCTCGATGGAGACCGAGACGATCGTCGCACCCGGCTCCAAGCAGGCCTCCGAGATGCTCGCCCGCGAGGGCTGGGTCGCGGAGATGATGGCCGCCGGCGTCAACTTCTCCGAGGCGACGTGTGGTGCCTGTATCGGCATCGGTCACGTGCCGTCCTCGGATTCGGTCTCGCTGCGTACCTTCAACCGCAACTTCGAGGGTCGCTCGGGCATCGAAGACGACAACGTCTACCTCTGTTCGCCGGAAGTCGCCGCCGCAGCGTCGCTCAAAGGCGAAATCGTCGACCCGCGCAACCTGGCAGACGAACTCGGCGATCTCGAGGCCCCCGGCGTCGAGCTCCCCGACGAGTACGACGGATCGAAGACCGACCTCATCGCACCCGACGAAGCCGTCGACGACGAGCTCATCAAGGGCCCGAACATCGGCGACGTCCCGCTCAAGGACCAGCTCGATACCGACATCGAGGGTGAGGCGCTCCTGAAGATGGAGGACAACATCACGACCGACCACATCATCCCTGCGACGCAGGACATCCTGATGTACCGGTCGAACGTCCCTAAACTGAGCGAGTTCACCCTCAGCCGCGTCGATGACACCTTCGCCCAGCGTGCACTGGATGCCGACGGCGGCTTCCTCGTCGCCGGCGAGAACTACGGGCAGGGCTCCTCGCGAGAACACGCCGCTCTCTGTCCGATGTACCTCGGTATCGAGGGTGTCCTCGCACAGAGCTTCGCACGCATCCACCGTGCGAACCTCTTCAACTTCGGGATCGTCCCGCTGACGATCGACGAGGACACCTACGAGAACATCGACCAGGGCGACAACGTCGAGATCGTCGACGACGTCTACGACGCCGTCACCAGCGGACAGGAGGAGTTCACCGTCCGCATCAACGGCGAAGACGAGTACACGGCGACGCTGGACGCCTCCGAGCGCGAACGCGCAATCCTCGCCGCCGGTGGCAAGCTCGCCTGGACGAAAGAGCAGGCCGAAGGCGGCAGCGGCGCAGCGCCCGCCGACGACTGA
- a CDS encoding MBL fold metallo-hydrolase, protein MEIQFLGGAREIGRSAILVDDSLLLDFGMLTDNPPQFPVQTPNPDAVVVSHGHLDHVGTIPSLLSGDERPPIHWTPPTYELTLTLARDTLKLHGGSYNCPFTENDLKRVTQVSKTHGYQETFEAAGYDVTFYNAGHIPGSAHVLVDDGDTRLLYTGDFHTDDQRLVSGTTARPEADVVLCESTYSDVEHEDRSVVEERFAESIETTLWEGGTVVVPAFAIGRTQEMMLICDAYDIPCYVDGMGKQVTEMLQQYPEFVRDADAFRRAKSHARFVTGRNGQRKRITDQKAAIITTSGMLSGGPAMTYIPEIRSNPVNKVTMTGYQVEGTPGRDLLETGSAEIDGRVMPVSAQVEQYDFSAHADRDSLLDFLKSYEGSSILVNHGDKCDQFASDLQADGFEATAPQLGSIHVI, encoded by the coding sequence ATGGAGATTCAGTTTCTTGGCGGAGCACGCGAGATCGGCCGAAGCGCCATTCTCGTGGACGATTCTCTTCTACTCGATTTTGGGATGTTGACGGACAATCCTCCTCAATTCCCGGTGCAAACACCGAACCCGGATGCAGTCGTTGTTTCGCACGGGCATCTCGATCATGTTGGTACGATACCGTCCCTGCTTTCCGGTGACGAACGGCCGCCGATTCATTGGACACCCCCGACGTACGAGCTAACGCTGACGCTTGCGCGAGACACGCTCAAGCTACACGGGGGATCATACAATTGCCCGTTTACTGAGAACGATCTCAAGCGCGTTACACAGGTGTCGAAAACGCACGGGTATCAGGAAACCTTCGAAGCGGCTGGCTATGACGTGACATTCTATAATGCAGGACACATCCCAGGAAGTGCTCACGTACTCGTTGACGATGGGGATACACGGTTGCTCTACACGGGAGACTTCCATACTGACGACCAGCGTTTGGTTTCAGGGACGACTGCGCGACCCGAGGCTGACGTCGTGCTCTGCGAGAGTACCTACTCCGATGTTGAGCATGAGGACCGATCCGTGGTGGAAGAACGATTCGCTGAGAGCATCGAGACGACACTCTGGGAGGGCGGTACGGTCGTCGTCCCTGCATTCGCGATCGGACGAACGCAAGAGATGATGCTCATCTGTGACGCGTACGACATCCCCTGTTACGTCGACGGAATGGGAAAGCAGGTAACCGAGATGCTTCAGCAGTATCCCGAGTTCGTTCGCGACGCAGATGCGTTTCGACGAGCAAAATCCCACGCTCGGTTCGTCACCGGGCGAAACGGCCAGCGAAAGCGAATCACCGACCAGAAAGCAGCGATCATTACCACCAGTGGAATGCTGTCTGGTGGCCCCGCTATGACCTATATTCCCGAAATCCGATCCAATCCGGTGAACAAGGTCACGATGACTGGCTATCAGGTTGAAGGCACACCCGGTCGCGATTTACTCGAGACGGGGAGCGCCGAGATCGACGGCCGCGTGATGCCTGTTAGTGCCCAAGTCGAACAATATGACTTTTCTGCGCACGCTGATCGCGATAGCCTTCTGGATTTCTTGAAATCGTATGAGGGATCATCAATCTTAGTAAACCATGGTGACAAGTGTGACCAATTTGCATCTGACCTCCAAGCAGATGGCTTTGAAGCCACGGCTCCGCAACTCGGCTCCATACACGTTATTTAA
- a CDS encoding LLM class oxidoreductase, protein MPAGGHANAGYRRLFDHDGLTFGVGFPLTGANRSTPTVADELHLAQHAESVGFDGLWARDVPTYWPKFGDSGQTFDTWPWLSHVAAHTDDIALGTSSIVLTLRHPLHVAKSAATVDRLSDGRLVLGVASGDRDPEYPAFDVDREDRGALFRESVDALRTIWREEFPNLEGRWGSLEGDLDVVPKPTTETLPLLPTGHARQSREWIAEHGDGWLFYHLPERTLEDYLTDWRETAGEKPFTIAVRVELADDPTAEPEPLHLGFHAGVEWFREYFARLESYGLDHAIIGLQNDDREAALSTFADEIIDPL, encoded by the coding sequence ATGCCTGCCGGTGGACACGCGAACGCTGGCTATCGACGCCTGTTCGATCACGACGGCCTGACCTTCGGTGTCGGCTTCCCGCTCACGGGAGCGAACCGCTCGACGCCGACCGTCGCGGACGAACTACACCTCGCACAGCACGCCGAGTCGGTCGGGTTCGACGGGCTCTGGGCCCGCGACGTCCCGACCTACTGGCCGAAGTTCGGCGATTCGGGCCAGACGTTCGACACCTGGCCGTGGCTCTCCCACGTCGCCGCCCACACCGACGACATCGCGCTGGGGACCTCGAGCATCGTCCTCACGCTCCGCCATCCACTCCACGTCGCGAAATCCGCGGCGACGGTCGATCGACTCTCCGACGGGCGGCTCGTCCTCGGCGTCGCCTCCGGCGACCGCGATCCGGAGTACCCCGCCTTCGACGTCGACCGCGAGGACCGCGGCGCGCTGTTTCGCGAGTCCGTCGACGCCCTCCGGACGATCTGGCGCGAGGAGTTCCCGAACCTCGAGGGCCGGTGGGGGAGCCTCGAGGGCGACCTCGACGTGGTTCCCAAACCGACGACCGAGACGCTGCCCCTCCTTCCGACCGGCCACGCCCGCCAGTCCCGCGAGTGGATCGCCGAGCACGGCGACGGCTGGCTGTTCTATCACCTGCCCGAACGGACGCTCGAGGACTATCTTACGGACTGGCGCGAGACCGCCGGCGAGAAACCGTTTACCATCGCCGTCCGAGTCGAACTGGCCGACGACCCGACGGCCGAACCGGAGCCACTCCACCTCGGATTCCACGCCGGGGTCGAGTGGTTCCGGGAGTATTTCGCTCGACTCGAGTCGTACGGACTCGATCACGCGATTATCGGCCTGCAAAACGACGACCGAGAGGCGGCGCTGTCGACGTTCGCCGACGAGATCATCGACCCCCTCTAG
- a CDS encoding Hsp20/alpha crystallin family protein, whose translation MAVPPSSEAASFPVPTQFVYEGRADRFRAAVDVAPATIDDVTVEVGPRRLRIAVDRPDGVAERTVTPLPPDLVFGDERTAVYNNGVLSVSLETHRR comes from the coding sequence ATGGCTGTCCCGCCGTCCTCGGAAGCAGCGTCGTTTCCCGTTCCCACGCAGTTCGTGTACGAGGGACGGGCCGATCGGTTTCGCGCCGCCGTCGATGTCGCTCCCGCGACTATCGACGACGTGACGGTCGAAGTCGGCCCGCGTCGCCTTCGGATCGCGGTCGACCGGCCCGACGGCGTCGCCGAACGAACCGTCACGCCTCTCCCTCCCGACCTCGTCTTCGGCGACGAGCGAACCGCGGTCTACAACAACGGCGTACTCAGCGTCTCGCTCGAGACGCACCGGCGGTGA
- a CDS encoding DUF7344 domain-containing protein: MTSDGEDEQDRTGPLGKDQRYFDNSAEVIAERAKLWTNSRRQHVVRQVLAAPNREMSLRQLAQNLRDYIDERSDQDPDYDDIRQTLRRRHLPLLSEYDVIDFEDNIIRPGPEFGAAVELLVRNDPRV, from the coding sequence ATGACCTCTGATGGCGAAGATGAACAAGATAGGACTGGCCCGCTTGGCAAGGACCAACGGTACTTCGATAACAGTGCCGAGGTCATCGCTGAGAGGGCCAAGTTGTGGACGAATTCCCGCCGTCAGCACGTTGTGCGGCAGGTGCTAGCTGCTCCAAACAGGGAGATGTCGCTTCGACAACTTGCGCAAAATCTTCGGGACTACATCGATGAACGTTCCGATCAGGATCCTGATTACGATGACATTCGTCAGACTCTTCGTCGCCGTCACCTCCCCCTCCTCTCTGAGTACGATGTTATCGACTTCGAAGACAATATAATTCGGCCTGGACCGGAATTTGGCGCCGCAGTAGAACTGTTAGTTCGCAACGACCCTCGAGTATAA
- a CDS encoding heavy metal translocating P-type ATPase, translating into MSNRRAGNDRRDCCRLCGTALPERTDETASDGFCSTGCRDIAAEYGTGGDDAADRSDSERGEAASQPRIRERHSRERGRRPTEEPDGPAASRTFFRVDGMHSATCEAFLESVAEDRDGVTDAEASYVTETVRVDHDPDRISADALEDVLSRLGYTAYLRADATADDETGGTRRSREMSGLRKRRSEDMLEMRYVVGVVFGSFLLLPFVAVLYPMFLTSFTDWGAIAHFEDAFTGFSGPLYLPLFLVMTGAIVYLTGGPLLRGAYVSLKLRRPTTDLLAALTVLSAYGFSIVVSGLGRNDLYFDLTIVVAAVVMGATYYEATIKRRATDRLTDLTVSQVDTARLYASDGSTTDIPVADLETGDRVLVREGERIPVDGTLADGECTVDEAVVTGESLPVTKREGDDLVGGSVVTTDAAVVDVGERTTSSIDRLTRVVWNVQSADHGVTRRGDDAAGTIVPLVLVAAVLVGGGSFVAGETGVTASLAVLMTLMVASPWALGFATSYSVAASLQAALERGIVVFDETVFERLRAVDVVVFDKTGTLTTGDMTVREVDAPDDLLAAAVALERRAAHPAAAAITEAFAPDSAADGEATRADGGSTTVDTAVEEFRTHATGVEGTVDGRTVLVGHPDLFRERDWTLEGDLEARIDRARAAGRLPVVVGRDGTAEGVVIVGDEPREGWDETIAALDESGTDIVVLTGDDRTAAEVFERHSGVDDVFAGVPPNGKTAAVERLRADNRVAMVGDGTNDAPALAAADLGISLGSGTALAADAADIAIVDDDLVAVEDAFALAGAARDRLRQNLALAFVYNAIAIPAAVLGAVNPLVTTVAVVASTFLIVGNAERSLVED; encoded by the coding sequence GTGAGTAATCGACGCGCGGGGAACGACCGACGCGACTGCTGTCGGCTCTGCGGGACGGCGCTCCCGGAGCGCACCGACGAGACGGCGTCGGACGGCTTTTGTTCGACCGGCTGTCGCGATATCGCCGCCGAATACGGGACGGGCGGCGACGACGCTGCCGACCGGAGCGATAGCGAGCGAGGCGAGGCGGCTTCGCAGCCTCGGATACGCGAACGGCACAGCCGTGAGCGAGGCCGACGGCCGACTGAGGAACCCGACGGACCCGCGGCCAGCCGAACGTTCTTCCGGGTCGACGGGATGCACTCGGCGACCTGCGAGGCGTTCCTCGAGTCCGTCGCCGAGGATCGCGACGGCGTGACCGACGCCGAGGCGAGTTACGTCACCGAGACGGTCCGGGTCGATCACGACCCCGACCGGATCTCGGCGGACGCGCTCGAAGACGTGCTGAGTCGACTCGGCTACACGGCGTACCTCCGAGCGGACGCGACCGCCGACGACGAGACCGGGGGGACCCGGCGCTCGCGCGAGATGTCCGGGCTCCGGAAGCGCCGCTCGGAAGACATGCTCGAGATGCGGTACGTGGTGGGGGTCGTCTTCGGATCCTTCCTCTTGCTCCCGTTCGTGGCGGTTCTCTATCCGATGTTCCTGACCTCCTTTACCGACTGGGGAGCCATCGCACACTTCGAGGACGCGTTTACGGGCTTCAGCGGGCCGCTCTATCTGCCCCTGTTTCTCGTGATGACGGGGGCGATCGTCTACCTGACCGGCGGTCCCCTCCTGCGGGGTGCGTACGTCAGCCTGAAACTTCGCCGACCGACGACGGACCTGCTCGCGGCGCTGACGGTACTCAGTGCGTACGGCTTCAGCATCGTCGTCTCCGGACTCGGGCGCAACGATCTGTACTTCGATCTGACGATCGTCGTGGCCGCGGTCGTGATGGGCGCGACCTACTACGAGGCGACGATCAAACGCCGCGCGACCGACCGGCTCACCGACCTCACCGTCTCGCAGGTCGATACGGCCCGGCTGTACGCCTCGGACGGATCGACGACGGATATCCCCGTCGCCGACCTCGAGACCGGCGATCGCGTCCTCGTCCGGGAGGGCGAACGGATCCCCGTCGACGGGACGCTGGCGGACGGCGAGTGTACGGTCGACGAGGCCGTGGTGACCGGGGAATCGCTCCCGGTCACGAAACGGGAGGGGGACGACCTGGTCGGGGGATCGGTCGTGACGACCGATGCGGCGGTCGTCGACGTCGGCGAACGCACGACCAGCAGCATCGATCGGCTCACGCGGGTCGTCTGGAACGTCCAGAGCGCGGACCACGGCGTCACCCGCCGCGGTGACGACGCCGCGGGGACCATCGTCCCGCTCGTCCTCGTCGCTGCCGTCCTCGTCGGTGGTGGGTCGTTCGTCGCCGGGGAGACCGGAGTGACCGCCTCGCTGGCCGTCCTCATGACGCTCATGGTGGCGAGCCCGTGGGCGCTTGGGTTCGCCACGTCGTACTCCGTCGCCGCGAGCCTGCAGGCCGCCCTCGAGCGCGGGATCGTCGTCTTCGACGAGACGGTCTTCGAACGCCTTCGTGCAGTCGACGTCGTCGTCTTCGACAAGACCGGCACGCTCACGACCGGCGACATGACCGTTCGCGAGGTCGACGCGCCCGACGATCTCTTGGCGGCCGCCGTCGCCCTCGAGCGGCGTGCGGCCCATCCGGCGGCGGCGGCGATCACCGAAGCCTTCGCCCCCGATTCCGCGGCAGATGGGGAGGCGACTCGAGCGGACGGCGGGTCCACGACGGTCGACACGGCGGTCGAGGAGTTCCGAACCCACGCGACCGGCGTCGAGGGGACCGTCGACGGCCGGACGGTGCTGGTCGGTCATCCCGACCTCTTCCGGGAGCGAGACTGGACGCTCGAGGGCGACCTCGAGGCGCGGATCGACCGCGCGCGGGCGGCCGGACGGCTCCCGGTCGTCGTCGGACGAGACGGGACCGCGGAGGGAGTCGTGATCGTCGGCGACGAGCCCCGCGAAGGGTGGGACGAGACGATCGCGGCGCTGGACGAGTCCGGAACCGATATCGTCGTTCTGACCGGCGACGACCGAACGGCCGCCGAGGTGTTCGAACGCCATTCCGGCGTGGACGACGTCTTCGCCGGCGTGCCGCCGAACGGGAAGACGGCGGCCGTAGAGCGATTGCGAGCGGATAATCGAGTGGCGATGGTCGGAGACGGGACGAACGATGCACCGGCCCTCGCCGCCGCCGATCTGGGGATCTCGCTGGGTAGCGGGACGGCGCTCGCGGCCGACGCGGCGGATATCGCGATCGTCGACGACGACCTCGTGGCGGTCGAGGACGCGTTCGCCCTGGCAGGGGCTGCACGCGATCGGCTCCGGCAGAACCTCGCCCTGGCGTTCGTCTACAACGCGATCGCGATTCCCGCCGCCGTACTCGGGGCCGTCAACCCGCTCGTCACTACCGTCGCCGTCGTCGCCAGCACCTTCCTGATCGTTGGAAACGCGGAACGCTCGCTCGTCGAGGACTGA
- a CDS encoding ATP-binding protein, protein MNEIKLTPTKDAYTAIKADVDENAAVKELIDNSIDNGRRQNRDSVTVKVRYETDSNGTPALIIEDDSGGLKPEELSMVFALGESEKDDIEGSIGAFGIGAKKALMCLGNEFTIRSRHTDASTGYEYTVGQSWLADSDEWTVPVDEVELESGTTEIEIRDLNFDWTDVRGRLEDDLSQTYELHLRGKTSVTLRLLFPDEETSGLEPLHPPARPSYSYAPWDGLYPRRYDGIILEPDHVSTPVHMSVEVGLLSTGDGDEAGIDWVCQERVVERANRDAVSGFDEELPQFDLSKQKRLKGRVELYTEGDASEMPWNSDKSRIHARHPVTEAARDVLRKVVKRYMRAGYGEVEPAFFEPYTDDSRYAANGGDIAVVDLSETYRRMRQGKITQVQINDKPTKGFPKVTDMQDTASAHAQLGIKYEYLDWVEPWMRPTYHALTEAKRAKFGCFDSLEELQSRPPDFTQEGRSGESERKRLSEMARDHINEGVRYTDLAEWERPRYLLELNEASDNRDIDIESLEPVDTLPDGDDEEEEDEESVETAHISFAEFTDDELALLNEHLGEVKEYSPEKRKEVLLDHFRRLNMAGVRFEARAD, encoded by the coding sequence ATGAACGAAATCAAACTCACACCGACGAAAGACGCATACACCGCGATTAAAGCGGACGTCGATGAGAACGCAGCGGTCAAGGAACTCATCGATAACAGTATCGATAACGGACGCCGACAGAACCGAGACAGCGTTACGGTCAAAGTCCGGTACGAAACGGACAGTAACGGCACGCCCGCGCTAATCATTGAGGATGACAGCGGCGGTCTGAAGCCCGAAGAACTGAGCATGGTCTTCGCACTGGGGGAAAGTGAGAAGGACGACATCGAGGGAAGCATCGGTGCCTTCGGCATCGGAGCGAAGAAGGCCTTGATGTGCCTCGGAAACGAGTTCACAATCCGCAGTCGTCATACCGATGCCAGTACCGGGTACGAGTACACGGTCGGACAGTCCTGGCTCGCGGACAGCGACGAGTGGACCGTTCCTGTAGACGAAGTCGAACTCGAATCGGGCACGACCGAGATCGAGATCCGTGACCTGAACTTCGACTGGACCGACGTGCGTGGTCGTCTCGAAGACGACCTGAGCCAGACGTACGAACTACACCTCCGAGGGAAGACGTCGGTTACTCTCCGATTGCTCTTCCCTGACGAGGAGACCAGCGGACTGGAACCGCTTCACCCGCCCGCGCGCCCGTCATACAGCTACGCGCCGTGGGACGGGCTTTACCCTCGTCGATACGACGGCATCATCCTCGAACCTGACCACGTGTCGACGCCGGTTCACATGAGCGTCGAAGTGGGTCTACTGTCGACTGGGGACGGGGACGAAGCTGGCATCGACTGGGTATGCCAAGAACGCGTCGTCGAACGAGCGAACCGGGACGCGGTGAGCGGTTTCGACGAGGAGCTTCCCCAGTTCGACCTGAGCAAGCAAAAGCGCCTGAAGGGACGAGTCGAACTCTACACCGAGGGCGACGCGTCCGAGATGCCCTGGAACTCTGACAAATCGCGCATCCACGCTCGTCACCCGGTGACTGAAGCCGCTCGGGACGTACTCCGGAAGGTCGTCAAACGCTACATGCGCGCGGGCTACGGTGAAGTAGAGCCTGCGTTCTTCGAACCGTACACTGACGACAGTCGCTACGCGGCCAACGGTGGTGACATCGCAGTCGTAGACCTGAGTGAGACTTACCGACGGATGCGCCAGGGCAAAATCACGCAGGTCCAGATCAACGACAAGCCCACGAAGGGGTTCCCGAAGGTCACCGACATGCAGGACACTGCGTCTGCGCACGCTCAGCTCGGCATCAAATACGAATACCTCGACTGGGTGGAACCGTGGATGCGACCCACGTACCACGCGCTCACTGAGGCGAAGCGTGCGAAGTTCGGTTGCTTCGACTCTCTAGAGGAACTTCAGAGTCGTCCCCCGGACTTCACCCAGGAGGGGCGTAGCGGAGAATCCGAGCGCAAGCGTCTCTCGGAGATGGCACGTGACCATATCAATGAGGGTGTTCGTTACACTGACCTCGCCGAGTGGGAGCGTCCGCGCTACCTCCTCGAACTAAATGAGGCGTCCGACAATCGCGACATCGACATCGAATCGCTCGAACCCGTCGACACCCTTCCGGACGGTGACGACGAGGAGGAAGAAGACGAAGAATCGGTCGAAACGGCGCACATCTCGTTCGCAGAGTTCACAGACGACGAACTCGCACTTCTGAACGAGCATCTCGGCGAGGTCAAGGAATACTCGCCTGAAAAACGGAAGGAGGTGCTACTCGACCACTTCCGCCGACTCAACATGGCCGGCGTCCGATTCGAAGCACGCGCCGACTAA
- a CDS encoding IS1595 family transposase produces the protein MIPLDVFGSESVAADLLQQVRWRDGVTCPRCRSDRTVRNGSYREFQRYLCKDCDRTFNDKTGTIFAHSKVVLRRWLFSIYAFLRFNTSLRQLQCEIEVTHKTMHRRIERFARALDAPSLDLVGPVEIDEVYVSAGKKGRERDQESRSRGLSTRGRGSYDGDKPPVFILADRGTGQRYVIPAKAANESTIRLLLADRQEESLTVYTDGFRAYEPLEADDAFTREYVVHGDGEYADEEVHVNTCESHASLTRRWLSPHRGISKDKLTQYLRAFQLRRELYRKPGRDALKHAIRATL, from the coding sequence ATGATTCCACTCGATGTGTTTGGGTCGGAATCGGTCGCAGCGGACCTGTTGCAGCAGGTTCGCTGGCGTGACGGTGTTACCTGTCCCCGCTGCCGTTCTGACCGAACGGTCAGAAACGGCAGCTACAGAGAGTTCCAACGGTATCTCTGTAAGGATTGCGACCGCACGTTCAACGACAAGACGGGCACGATTTTCGCTCACTCGAAGGTTGTACTCCGCCGGTGGCTGTTCTCGATCTACGCGTTTCTCCGGTTTAACACGAGTCTCCGACAACTCCAGTGCGAAATCGAGGTCACACACAAAACGATGCACCGGCGCATCGAGCGCTTCGCCAGAGCGCTCGATGCGCCTTCTCTCGATCTTGTCGGCCCGGTCGAAATCGATGAAGTGTACGTTTCTGCCGGGAAGAAAGGCCGCGAGCGCGACCAGGAGTCGCGCTCGCGTGGCCTGTCCACGCGTGGGCGAGGTTCATACGACGGCGACAAGCCACCCGTGTTCATTCTCGCTGATCGCGGCACAGGACAGCGGTACGTAATCCCAGCGAAAGCCGCCAACGAGTCGACGATTCGACTCCTCTTGGCAGACCGCCAAGAGGAGTCGTTGACTGTCTATACTGACGGCTTTCGAGCGTACGAGCCACTCGAAGCGGACGACGCATTCACCCGTGAATACGTCGTCCACGGTGACGGTGAATACGCCGACGAAGAGGTCCACGTCAATACCTGCGAGAGCCACGCGTCGCTGACGCGACGGTGGCTCTCGCCGCATCGAGGTATCTCGAAAGATAAGCTGACACAGTATCTCAGAGCGTTCCAGCTTCGCCGAGAACTATATCGAAAACCGGGACGAGACGCACTCAAACACGCTATTCGAGCAACACTCTGA
- a CDS encoding deoxyuridine 5'-triphosphate nucleotidohydrolase translates to MFRSGAFVADHVSPTTDAQIQPNGVDLTADVVFEQLEPGRIGRDGKEIGDRIARPLEELEQKHPDTYYLPEGSYVVRYGERIAIPNGHVGFVYPRSSLMRNSCMLNTAVWDAGYEGRGEGLLQVHHDIELERGARIAQLVFAEADHEEVYDGSYQGENLES, encoded by the coding sequence ATGTTCCGCTCCGGTGCCTTCGTTGCCGACCACGTCTCGCCGACGACCGACGCACAGATCCAGCCAAACGGGGTTGATCTCACCGCGGACGTCGTCTTCGAGCAGCTCGAACCGGGCCGCATCGGCCGGGACGGCAAGGAGATCGGCGACCGGATCGCCCGCCCGCTCGAGGAACTCGAGCAGAAGCATCCCGACACTTACTACCTGCCCGAGGGCTCCTACGTCGTCCGCTACGGCGAACGGATCGCGATTCCGAACGGACACGTCGGGTTCGTCTATCCTCGCTCGTCGCTCATGCGCAACTCCTGTATGCTCAATACGGCGGTGTGGGACGCCGGCTACGAGGGTCGCGGGGAGGGCCTGTTGCAGGTCCACCACGACATCGAACTCGAGCGTGGGGCCCGGATCGCCCAGCTGGTCTTCGCCGAAGCCGACCACGAGGAGGTCTACGACGGCAGCTATCAGGGCGAGAACCTCGAGTCGTAG